The Peptacetobacter hiranonis DNA window GTGGAATTGTCGACAATTAGCGTACCTATTGAAATAATGGTATTTGCAGGGGTTGTATCTCTGTTGATAATTGTATTTATAGTAGTTCTTTTGGCTTGGAAAATAAAGAGAATTTCCCCAATTGATGAGATTAGAGGAAATATAAAATCTTCTGTGGATAAGAAAAGAAATCACAAAATGAGTAGAAAAAGAAAAAATAATAGCCTTTCTTATAGTAAAATTATCCCAATTGAGATAAAGATGGCTATGAAAAATGTACTTAGAAACAAGAGTGGATTTGCAATTACTCTTATTTCTATGTGTCTTGGAAGTGTGATGTTTTTAGCTTCTTCATTCTACTCAGATTTGATGAAAGATCAGCAGAAGAAGCTAGACGAGGTATCAAGGGTGAATACAGATTTCAAGATAAGTATGAAACCGACAAAACCTATGTATGCAGGATATTCGGCTAAGGATATAGAGGATATTAGAAGTATAAAAGGTGTTGAAAATGTCGATGAAATAAGAGGTCTATATGCTAGGATGTTTTTAAAAGAGAATCAGATTTTAGATAAGGAATATTTTAAAGAGAAAAATAAAGAGCCGTACAATAAAGATGTTCTTGGTGGCTTGTTAGTAGATTGTGGAAATGGGGATAAGATTTTAAAATCTAGTGTATATGGATATAATAATACTCTTCTTAAAAAATTGGATAAACTTTTGGCTAAAGGGAATGTGAATTTAAAAGAGATGAACAATGAAGAAGTAGCCATTGCAATGGTTCCAAAGAATAATGGAAAGTACACAGTAGGTGTAGATATTGGGGATAAATTGAAGGTTACTTTTAGAGAAGATGGTATTTCTAGTGAGGAATATTTTAAAATGACTGACACAGGTGGGAAATATATCACAAAAGAGTTTAAAATTGTGGGTATTGTAAATGAACTTGTGGATTATTCTGCGTATTATCCAGATACAGATTCTGTGCACTTAGTTTTATCAAATAAGCAGTTTGAAAAATTCTCTGGGTACAAAAATGCACAGATTGTAAATATAGAAATGAAAGACGATGCAAATAGAGAAAAGGTAGCAAAACAAATCTTTGCTATAGCGAATAGAACTAGTGGAAATGTATTTTCTGATTTAACAGAGGAAAGAATGACACTAGCTGCTATGGAAGAAAACAAGCAAATGTTTATAAATGCGATTATAGGGATATTATTCTTAATCAGTATTATAAATATAGTGAATAATATCAAGTATAGCATGGTTTCGAGAAGAGCTGAGTTTGGAATAATCAGAGCCGTTGGTGCAGATAATAAGATGTTTAGAAAAATTGTGTTATCTGAAGGATTGATGTATGGATTGTATTCTGGTGTGATTTCAGTAATTGTCGCACTGATAGTATGTTGGGGAATATATAGTCCTATGGCAGAATTCTTGATTTCTCCAAAATTCTTGGTCAATCCAATTACATTTGCAGGAGTATTTTTAATGAATGTTGTATTGGGAGCATTGGTTTCTTATCTGCCTTTTGTTGAGATGAGAAATATCTCTATTGTAGAATCTATTGAGAGAACTGAATAAAAAATAAAAGCAAGAGAATAACCTATTATTTGGCTATTGCTCTTGCTTTTTTATATATAAACTATATTAATAATTTAGTTATTAAAATAAAAAACTTTAGAAAAAATTAAGAGATAGTTAAGATTACTTTAATTGAAAATAAGGATATTAGGCATTATCATATAAAGTAAGAAGAAACACTAAATTACAAGATAAGAAATTATTCTTTTGTGGAGGACTTAAATATGAGAAAAGTATTTATATCAGGACTAATTATAGCAACAGCGCTTTCAACTACAGCTTGTAAAAGTAATGTAAAGTTTGACGGTGAAAGAACAGGCAATGACTCAGAATTTATTTTAGAGTATGAAATGTTCAACGGATCTGACTCTCAGGATTTGAAATTGCAAAAAGGAGATACTTTGGAAGTAGATGTTGTAAACGACGGTGGGACTTTAAATATGGATATAGTGAAAAAAGATGACGGAGAAACTCTATACGAAGGGGAAAATTTACGGACATCATCTTTTGAAATTAAAGCGCCAGAGGATGGAATATATGAGGTTAGTGTAGAAGGAGAAAAAGCTGTAGGAGAAGTTACAGTAGAAAGAATAAAACGAGAAGAAGAAACTGTTTCAGATGGTTATGCTGTATTTAGCGAAGAAAATATGCCTAAAGCTGCAGTAAAAATTGTAGAAAAAGCTATGGGAATAATGGAACTAGAAAAAAATGATCAGGCTGAAATGATAATAAAAAACGGTGAAGACACAAAAGTAATAGTATACAAAAATGGAAACAGAGATGAAGCTAAAGAAATAACAATATCTAACAAAGTAGTAAACGGCGCAGAAGGAAGATACCTAATAAAAATGAATAACCCAAAAGAAAAAGGCGGGGTTACTATAGAAAGAATAGATTAATTTATAAAGGCTATTATATTAATGATTTTTATTAGTATGTAAATTTAAAGGGGTATGGAAATAACTGATATACCGCGACACTTGGAGACGCATAACTTTAAATGTTTTATGATGCGTCGGAACCGTGGAGCGGATAGCAGTTATTCCCTACCCCTCTTATTTATCTACTGAAATGAACATCTTTTAGTTTCTCTTTGTCCCATAAGAAACACTGTTCTGGATTGTTCATTGCTATAAACATATTCTTTTTAAAGTCAGGCATCTCATCCTGAAGTCTAGCTATAAGCTCTTTTATATATTGTCTCTTAGTATTACCATCTGCTGGACAAGGATTTTTAACTATCTTGAAATCCATTTCTTCAGCAGTTTTCTTGATTAAATACTCTTCAACATAGACCATTGGTCTGATAACTGTAAGTCCTGTTCTATCTAGGTATGATTTTGGAGAGAATGTACTCACTCTACCTTCATAGAACATAGACATAAGGAATGTTTCAAGGGCATCATCTTTATGATGACCAAGTGCGACCTTGTTGCAGCCAAATTTTACTGCGTAGTCATTTAATGCACCTCTTCTCATCTTTGCACAAAGAGAGCATGGATTTTTTTCCTGTCTAACATCGAAAACGACTTCTTTTATATCTGTAGGAATTTCGTGGAATTCTACATCTAATTCTTTACATAACTCATGAAGTGATGAGTTATCAGCGCCACCCATCTGAAGGCAGATTGCCATTAGTTCAAATTTTTCTGGAGAAAATCTTCTATATGTACTAAGTACGTGAAGAAGTGCCATACTGTCCTTACCACCTGATAATCCAATAGCTATCTTATCTCCATCCTGTATAAGATTAAAGTCCTGAATTGCTTTTCTTGATTTACTTAAAAGATTTTGTAATGTATTTTTTGCCATTATTTCACCGTCCTCTTATCTAAAATTTAATTTATGATTTGTACTAAAAATTATTTACTTTCTATAAATGATACAGATTTTTCTATACATTCTTTTGCAACTTCATCTACAGTTTTTCCGTCAGTAGATATTGTTATATCTGCTGCATTTGAGTAGAAATTATCTCTTTTTTCCATTAAAGATGCGATAAACTCAGTATTCATATGTCCATTTAGAATAGGTCTTTCATTTGAATCCTTTACTCTCTGAAGTACTGTATTTGGAGTAGCTGTCAATCTGATTATTATACCACTTTCCTTTAATTCTAAAACATTTTTTTCTCTAATAACGGCTCCACCACCGCAAGATATAATAACCCCACGTTTTTTAGAAATTTCTGCAACTGACTCAGATTCTAAATCTCTAAAGTGGTTTTCTCCAAATTTATCAAAAATAGATGGAATATCCATACTCGCTTTTTCTACTATATATGTATCAGTTTCAATTACTTCTCTATTTAACAATTTTGCAAGATGTGAAGATACAGTTGTCTTTCCGACTCCCATAAATCCAGCAAATACTATATTGTAACTTTCTAATTTTCCTTTTTCCATTTTATATCACATTCCTCGTATCGATTTTTTAATATAGCTAGTTAAATATACCATAGAATCGAAGTTAATTAAATATAATTTATTCAAATTTGGAATATAAGTGATAAACACAAATGAGATATAAAATAGAAATGTAACTTGCTTTACATTTTAGTGGATATAATATATAATAAAAATCAGTTTAATAAACTTATCAAGAATCGGGGCAGAGGGTCAGCTCGTATCCCGATACCAACCTAAATTTAAAGGTGGTCCTGCTGACATCGATAAGATAGAATGAAAAGATTGCTCTTCTTGTCGATTTGATAAGAAGAGCTTTTTAATTGTAAGATAAATTTTTTAGGAGGATTAGGAAATGGAAAAAGTAGAAAGCTTCAAACTAGATCACACAAAAGTTAAAGCACCTTATGTTAGAAAATGTTGCGTATTAGACGGTAAAAACGGAGACAAAGTTACAAAATTTGACTTAAGATTTTTACAGCCTAATGTGGAAGCATTTGGTACAGCTGCACTTCATGGATTAGAACATCTTTTAGCTACATATTTAAGAGAAACTATGGACGATATAATAGACTTATCTCCAATGGGATGCAGAACTGGTTATTATCTAATAATGTGGGGAGATGTTGAACCTGCATACGTTAAAGAAGGTTTAGAAAAAGCTCTTGAAATGGTACTAACTACAGATGAAATACCAGCTGCAACAGCAGTAGAATGTGGAAACTACAGAGATTTATCTCTATTTGGTGCAAAAGAATATGCTAAAAAAGCTTTAGATGAAGGATTCTCTTTAAACATATACGGAGAATAGGATTAAGCTATTGAGCATTGTAAAGAATTTAAAAAATACGGAGATATCTATTGAAAAAGCCGAAGTTCTTAGATATCTCCGGTATAAAGGCCAAGAGATAGAGAGTAGTTTTTCAGAGAAGATAGATTTAGCAATTGAGCAAACTAGATCCATAATAACTCCTAGAGCGGTATACGAAAGATATCCACTTAAATTTTTTGAAGATAGAATTGAAGTAGAGGGAACAAATTTAGTTTTAAAAAGTAAAGATATTTCAAAACTTCTTAGAGGTTGCGATGAATGTATTCTCTTTGCAGCCACTATTGGAACTAAGGTAGAAATGGAAACTAGAAAAGCTGAATATGTAAACCTTGCAAAAAGTATAATAATGGACTCTGCTGCTACAACATTTGTAGAGCGGACTTGTGATTATGTTCAGGAAATAATTGAAAAAGAAGTTAAAAAATCTGGGAAATATATAACTATGAGATATAGTCCAGGATATGGTGACTTACCACTAGAGTGTGGAAAGGAAATTCTGAATATTCTGCAGTCTCAGAAAAAAATAGGACTTACTACAAGCAGTAGCGGACTTATGATTCCAAGAAAGTCAGTTAGTGCAATTATTGGAATATATGATTCAAGTAAAGATGATGATATTGATAAATACAATAAAGTTAAAAAAGGTAAAAAAAGTTGTTTAGAGTGCCCAAACTACAACAACTGTATATACAGAAGGGAAAGCGGGGGAGCTTGCTATGGAAATTAGAGATTATTTAAAGACAGGAAAAGTTTTAATGTTTGATGGAGCAATGGGAACTATGCTTCAGAGAAATGGACTAAAAATGGGAGAAAATCCTGAGATTTTTGCATATAAAAATCCAGATATTTTAAGAGATATACATAGACAGTATTTAGATGCTGGGACGAACACAGTTCTTACTTGTACTTTTGGATGTAATGAGCTAAAGCTTCCAGAAGGATATACTGTTGAGATGATAATAGATAACGCCGTTAAAACAGCAAGAGAGGCAATAGAAGAGTCTAGCTCAGATAAGGAAAAATTTGTAGCATTAGATATTGGTCCAATAGGTGAGATGCTTGAGCCAATGGGGACTTTGAGCTTTGATAGAGCATATGAGATTTTTAAAAGAGAGGTTGTGCGGGGTGTAAAAGCTGGAGTAGATGTTATAGTAATTGAAACAATGATGGATTTACTTGAGATAAAAGCTGCTGTCCTTGCAGCTAAGGAAAATTCTGATTTACCAGTTTTTGCAACTATGACATTTGATGAAGATGGAAGAAGTTTTACAGGATGTCTTCCAGAAAGTATGGTCTATACTATAGGTGGACTTGGAGTAGATGCAATAGGTGTAAACTGTTCACTTGGTCCTGTGCAGCTATTACCAATAGTTGAGAAGATTTGCAGTGTTGCACAAATTCCTGTTATGGTACAGGCAAATGCTGGACTTCCTTCAATGCACGATGGACAGGCTACTTATGATATAGGTCCTGATGAGTATTGGGAAGGTGTTAAGAAATTTATCGAGGCAGGAGCTAGTATAATAGGTGGATGTTGTGGTACAGATCCTTCATATATAAAGAAGATTTCTGATAATCTATCTAATGTAGAAATTGGAGATAAAAACAATGAATATGTAAGTGCGGTTTGTTCTCCATCTAAGGTTGTGAGAATTGATGAGCCTAGAGTTGTTGGAGAGAGAATAAATCCAACTGGGAGAAAAGCATTTAAAGAAGCTTTAAAATCAGGAAATACTGATTACGCAGTTAGACTTGCTATAGAGCAGGTAAATGGCGGTGCAGATATTTTAGAGATAAATACTGGACTTCCTGGAATCGATGAAAGAAAAGCTATGGTAGATATTTTAAAAGAGGTGCAGTCTGTTACAGATACACCTGTTCAGATAGATTCATCAGTTGTTGAATCTTTAGAGGCTGGGCTTAGATATTGCAATGGTAGAACAATAGTAAACTCAGTAAATGGAAAGGACGAATCACTAGAAGCTATTCTTCCTCTAGTTAAAAAATACGGAGCCTGTGTTGTAGGTCTTACTCTTGATGAGAGAGGAATTCCTGAAAAAGCTGAGGAAAGAGTGGAGATTGCTAAGAATATTATAAAAAGGGCTGAGGAATTTGGAATTAGAAGAGAGGATATTTATATAGATTGTCTATCTCTTACAGTTTCGGCTCAGCAAGAAGCAGCGTATGAAACTTTAAAAGCTATGAAAGAAGTTAAAAAACTAGGAGTGCATACAACTCTTGGGGTTTCTAATATTTCGTTTGGACTTCCAAATAGACAGGCAGTAAACTCTGCATTTTTAACTTTAGCTTTAGATGCTGGTCTTGATTTAGCCATTATAAATCCTAATAATGAAAGAATGATGGAAGCTATAACTTCATACAAGGTTATTAGAAATATAGACAAGGGATGTACAAAATTTGTTGAAAGATATAGCGATGTAGACAATAAAAAAGATGTAAAATCATCTACTAGTTCTTCAGAGATGTCTTTATTTGATCTTGTAGAAAAAGGAATTAAAGATGAGGCTAAAAGTAAAACAATAGAGATGTTAAAGGATACTGATGAGAATTATATTTTAGATGAGATATTAATTCCTGCACTTGATGTTGTCGGGAAAAAATTTGAAAAAGGGGAAATATTCCTTCCACAGATGATTCAATCTGCAGAAGCTGTTAAGGCATCACTTACTGTTATTAAAGAAAATTTAATCAGTAAGAATGGAGATAAAAAAGAAGATGTATCAAAAGGAAAGATTATCCTAGCTACAGTTGAAGGGGATATCCACGATATAGGTAAAAATATTGTAAAAATAATGCTTGAAAACTACGGATACGAAATTATCGACTTAGGAAGAGATGTTCCTGTGGATAAAGTTGTGGAAAAAGCTGTTGAAGAAAATATAAAACTTGTAGGACTTAGTGCACTTATGACTACAACTGTAAAAAGTATGGAAGAAACTATAAAAGCATTAAAAGAAAAAATGCCCGAGGTAAAGATTTTTGTTGGTGGTGCAGTGCTTACAGAGGACTATGCATCTGAAATAGGAGCTGATTTTTACGCAAAAGATGCTAAGTCTGCAGTCGAAATAGCAAAAATTATCTTATAAAATTAAAAAAACTGTTTAAAAATCTTCGGATTTAGTGTATACTAAGATGTATATTTTGTATATAATATAACCAAGAGAAAAGTCTCAATTATCCAAAGTAGCGAGTGGATATTTGTGATTTAGATGGAAATATTTTATCAATCTATCGTCAACAATAAAAAACACCGTATGGGATTAGCGAAACCATACGGTGTTTTTTATTTATGTTCTTAATTTAAGCAGAAAATTGCTAAATAGCGTTCAACTTATACTCGAAAAGTGAAAGAAATATTGTTTCCGTTCCAAGCTTTGGCGCAATCTTTTAACTAAAGATTTTAAAATGAAGATTGCGCCTGTAGGTTGTCACTGGAAACAATACATTTTTCCACTTATTTGCGAATAAGTTGAAAAATACGGCAGGGATAGTTATCCACTTATCCACATAATTAACAGAGATAAATATCCACAAAACAGAAATATTTTCTAGAATAGAAGATATTTTTAATTTTTATCTTAAAGATATAAACAAAATGTGTATCAACTTGTACAAAAGTGGATAACTTTTACACATTTTACTTACTTTTCCAACATTTTAGATTAATCGATGGTTATAATTTTAAAATCGGTAAAAAAGATAGGAGGAGATTGTTTCCAGCGACAATGCAACTTGATTGCCTGGAGCAGAAACAACTCCTCCTATCTCTTTATTATTTTACAAACTATAACCCTTGATTAACTAAAATGCCCAGTTTCCATTTTTGAATATGGCAATTTCTTCTCCGTTTTTAGTTATTCCAGTTATGTCCATGTCTGCAGATCCTACCATGAAATCTACGTGAGTTAAACTATCATTAACTCCTAATTTATCTAATTCTTCTTCTTTTAAGTCATTTCCATTTTCTATGCAGCTTCTGTAAGCAGAACCTATAGCTAAATGACAAGATGCATTTTCATCAAATAGAGTAGTATAGAATACTGTATTTGTATTTGATATTGGTGAATTATAAGGAACTAATGCGACTTCACCTATGTAGTGAGAACCTTCATCAGTTTCTATAAGGTTTTTAAGAGTTTCGTATCCTTTTTCAGCTGTAAAGTCTACTATTTTACCGTTTTCAAATGTTATTGTGAAATCATCTATTACATTACCGCCAAATACTAATGGTTTTGTACTAGCTACAGTACCATTTACGCCAAATTTGTGAGGCATTCCGTATACTTCTTCTGTTGGTATATTTGGTACGAAAGATACTCCATTTGGATCTTTTGCATCTCCACTTAACCAAATGTGTCCCTCTGGTAAATCTATTGAAAGATTTGTTTTAGCTGATGAGTATTTTAATGTTTTGAAATCTGACTCGTTTAAGAAGTCAGTTCTCTTTTTAAGATTTGCTATATGTTCATTCCAAGCATCTACAGGAGATTCTAAATCTGCTCTAGTACACTGGAATATTCCTTCCCATAGTTTTTCTACTGCTTCTTCTTCAGAGCAATTAGGGTATACTTTTTTAGCCCAGTTTACAGAAGG harbors:
- a CDS encoding S-ribosylhomocysteine lyase; translated protein: MEKVESFKLDHTKVKAPYVRKCCVLDGKNGDKVTKFDLRFLQPNVEAFGTAALHGLEHLLATYLRETMDDIIDLSPMGCRTGYYLIMWGDVEPAYVKEGLEKALEMVLTTDEIPAATAVECGNYRDLSLFGAKEYAKKALDEGFSLNIYGE
- a CDS encoding aminopeptidase, with protein sequence MNFERNLDKYAELSIKVGMNVQPGETLLVRSPIDCADFVRKAVKYAYECGAKHVYVEWSDDECSKLTYNMAPDESFNEYPQWQADKYTQIAKEGGSFLTVVAQDPDLLKGVDPQRIANFQKASGKALKEWRSYTLTDRCKWSIVACPSVNWAKKVYPNCSEEEAVEKLWEGIFQCTRADLESPVDAWNEHIANLKKRTDFLNESDFKTLKYSSAKTNLSIDLPEGHIWLSGDAKDPNGVSFVPNIPTEEVYGMPHKFGVNGTVASTKPLVFGGNVIDDFTITFENGKIVDFTAEKGYETLKNLIETDEGSHYIGEVALVPYNSPISNTNTVFYTTLFDENASCHLAIGSAYRSCIENGNDLKEEELDKLGVNDSLTHVDFMVGSADMDITGITKNGEEIAIFKNGNWAF
- a CDS encoding homocysteine S-methyltransferase family protein; this encodes MEIRDYLKTGKVLMFDGAMGTMLQRNGLKMGENPEIFAYKNPDILRDIHRQYLDAGTNTVLTCTFGCNELKLPEGYTVEMIIDNAVKTAREAIEESSSDKEKFVALDIGPIGEMLEPMGTLSFDRAYEIFKREVVRGVKAGVDVIVIETMMDLLEIKAAVLAAKENSDLPVFATMTFDEDGRSFTGCLPESMVYTIGGLGVDAIGVNCSLGPVQLLPIVEKICSVAQIPVMVQANAGLPSMHDGQATYDIGPDEYWEGVKKFIEAGASIIGGCCGTDPSYIKKISDNLSNVEIGDKNNEYVSAVCSPSKVVRIDEPRVVGERINPTGRKAFKEALKSGNTDYAVRLAIEQVNGGADILEINTGLPGIDERKAMVDILKEVQSVTDTPVQIDSSVVESLEAGLRYCNGRTIVNSVNGKDESLEAILPLVKKYGACVVGLTLDERGIPEKAEERVEIAKNIIKRAEEFGIRREDIYIDCLSLTVSAQQEAAYETLKAMKEVKKLGVHTTLGVSNISFGLPNRQAVNSAFLTLALDAGLDLAIINPNNERMMEAITSYKVIRNIDKGCTKFVERYSDVDNKKDVKSSTSSSEMSLFDLVEKGIKDEAKSKTIEMLKDTDENYILDEILIPALDVVGKKFEKGEIFLPQMIQSAEAVKASLTVIKENLISKNGDKKEDVSKGKIILATVEGDIHDIGKNIVKIMLENYGYEIIDLGRDVPVDKVVEKAVEENIKLVGLSALMTTTVKSMEETIKALKEKMPEVKIFVGGAVLTEDYASEIGADFYAKDAKSAVEIAKIIL
- a CDS encoding ABC transporter permease; amino-acid sequence: MWYFKAGKSYIKKYKNRSISIGIGIVLGIALIVGVGSLSFSAKEQNIKQTEYELGSYFVRYGDLNDTQVEDIENIKVNGLNEDNSKSKKNNNPNISKLGLLTYYDSSTPDSDDLMNIVSVNRELLELQNTELIKGNFPKKTNEVVIEKWVLDNLEVKEEVGQKVTVDLFGRKKKETFVVSGVLKDRAREKSSGIMEIFLNRDLKKSNEKTDAYVRFKDDKNILKNIYTISNALGVDEEHIGINGMLLEAMGQLEEIDYNLIYSAIAAAIVLAIVVYGVFNISIIQRISEYGVIRAIGGKLSDIVKLLLTELLLIWLVSLPIGVAVGYLVAVLLKKVSGNVFTEIAVELSTISVPIEIMVFAGVVSLLIIVFIVVLLAWKIKRISPIDEIRGNIKSSVDKKRNHKMSRKRKNNSLSYSKIIPIEIKMAMKNVLRNKSGFAITLISMCLGSVMFLASSFYSDLMKDQQKKLDEVSRVNTDFKISMKPTKPMYAGYSAKDIEDIRSIKGVENVDEIRGLYARMFLKENQILDKEYFKEKNKEPYNKDVLGGLLVDCGNGDKILKSSVYGYNNTLLKKLDKLLAKGNVNLKEMNNEEVAIAMVPKNNGKYTVGVDIGDKLKVTFREDGISSEEYFKMTDTGGKYITKEFKIVGIVNELVDYSAYYPDTDSVHLVLSNKQFEKFSGYKNAQIVNIEMKDDANREKVAKQIFAIANRTSGNVFSDLTEERMTLAAMEENKQMFINAIIGILFLISIINIVNNIKYSMVSRRAEFGIIRAVGADNKMFRKIVLSEGLMYGLYSGVISVIVALIVCWGIYSPMAEFLISPKFLVNPITFAGVFLMNVVLGALVSYLPFVEMRNISIVESIERTE
- a CDS encoding shikimate kinase, producing MEKGKLESYNIVFAGFMGVGKTTVSSHLAKLLNREVIETDTYIVEKASMDIPSIFDKFGENHFRDLESESVAEISKKRGVIISCGGGAVIREKNVLELKESGIIIRLTATPNTVLQRVKDSNERPILNGHMNTEFIASLMEKRDNFYSNAADITISTDGKTVDEVAKECIEKSVSFIESK
- a CDS encoding tRNA 2-thiocytidine(32) synthetase TtcA, which produces MAKNTLQNLLSKSRKAIQDFNLIQDGDKIAIGLSGGKDSMALLHVLSTYRRFSPEKFELMAICLQMGGADNSSLHELCKELDVEFHEIPTDIKEVVFDVRQEKNPCSLCAKMRRGALNDYAVKFGCNKVALGHHKDDALETFLMSMFYEGRVSTFSPKSYLDRTGLTVIRPMVYVEEYLIKKTAEEMDFKIVKNPCPADGNTKRQYIKELIARLQDEMPDFKKNMFIAMNNPEQCFLWDKEKLKDVHFSR
- a CDS encoding vitamin B12 dependent-methionine synthase activation domain-containing protein — encoded protein: MSIVKNLKNTEISIEKAEVLRYLRYKGQEIESSFSEKIDLAIEQTRSIITPRAVYERYPLKFFEDRIEVEGTNLVLKSKDISKLLRGCDECILFAATIGTKVEMETRKAEYVNLAKSIIMDSAATTFVERTCDYVQEIIEKEVKKSGKYITMRYSPGYGDLPLECGKEILNILQSQKKIGLTTSSSGLMIPRKSVSAIIGIYDSSKDDDIDKYNKVKKGKKSCLECPNYNNCIYRRESGGACYGN